GTATACCAGAGAAATATCTTCATATATCCTTAAATCCTCATCAAAATAATTAAGTTGAATTAGTGCATCTCGATTGATGAAAAAAGTAGGTGAGTTTAAAAATAATGGAATCCTTACATAGAATCTTAACTGCTCCTTATGATCCAATGCAAAGTAATGTTTTCTTAGGTTTAAATACTCATCATAAACATTCTCAATTAGTCTGCTATCTTGATCGATGTAGATAATTCTTGAAGAAACAATACGAACTAAACTATTTGATTTTACAAATTCGATATTATCTTTAATACAATTACTACACAAAACATCATCTCCGGCTATAAATTTCAACCAAGTTCCTCTAGCCATCTTTGCACCACGATTACAATTAGCAGGTATCCCTGTATTTTTAAGAACAGAGAGCAACTCTACTCTTACAAATCGAAGCCGATTCTTACTTATCCATTCTTGGCAAATTTCAACTGTATTATCGGTGGAGCAATCATCGCTTACTATCAACTCAATTTCCTGATGGGTTTGCGCCTTCGCGCTTTCAAGTGTTTCGACTATATATTTTGAAGAATTATAGGTAATAACTACTATGGATACCAGTGGCTGTTTGTTTGTACTCATTATCTCCATTTATTTACCGGTAAATCGTTTTATTACTGTGGAAAGCGCTGCTTTTAAACCAATTCTTCTATCCAATTCCCTAAAAGAGTAGAGGATAGAAAGTATTATTAATAATATTCCAATGATATAATTTACCGGAGCTACCGTTGTTTTTATAACCACAAAGGCAGCAACTCCTAAAACTAGCTGAATACCAAACACCTTGTAAAATGCTGCATCGAATGCGAATGCATACTTCACCCTAGCCACCACATATACCTGTATCGCATAAATAAAGTAAGTGAGCAAAAAGGAGAATCCAAGACCATTCAGGCCATAATACTTATAGAAGAGGAGATTAAATGCCAACAGGTAGAAATTAGTAATTAGCTCATTCCAAAAAAACAGCTTGCTAGCACCCTTGGCCAAAAATATAAACGCAATTGACCAGCTCACCGCTTTAAACAAAATACCAAGGGCTGCCCAGTGAATCATCCCGTTTACTCCAACAAACTTACTTGAGTAGAGAACAATTACAACCCAGTTTATCAATACTAGGAAAATAATGATTATCGGTGCCAAAATTAGAATGGCCACCTCTGCCTGCTGGTTAATGGCTTGGTTTGTTTTTTTCCTGTCATTCGCCACCCCTGCCAACCGTGGGTAGTAGTCCGTACCCATTGCAGTAAACACCAGCCCCACATAGGTATTAACAATGGCAAAACCAGCATTATACAATCCAACCTGCGCAACACCTCCCGTATGGCTTATGAATATGCGAACTATGTAGGCAACACCCAAGGTAATTAGGCCTGTGACACTAATGGTTAAACCCATCTTAAGCATCCCACGTCCCTGCTCCACCGTTTGAGCACGGCTTACCTTAACGGGTAGAATGGCCACCTTGTGCGAGAAGTACCAAGCCACCAGCATGGCAGTAATCGAACTAATGATAAGGGCTGGAACAATACCCCTTACGCCGTAGATGTAGTATATGGGCACCGAAATAAAAAGACCCATTAGGCTACCCGTCATGTTGGCCTTGGCGAGGTAGCTCAACTTACGCATCCCCTGCAGCACTACCAACCGCCCGGTGGTGAGCTGCTGGAAAAGCAGGGTTATGGCCAGCCAAACAAAGGCAACGGTGTAATCGGAATTCCCAAAGGTGAGCAGGCTTAGCCAGTGCGAAAAGATGAGGGTAACCAAGGCCCCCAACACTCCGGTTATCCATACCCAACGCTGCAGCACGGTAACTATGGTGGCAATGCGGGTTTCGTCGCCGGTGGCGTTGGCGGCCGCCACGTCCTTTACCGCGCTGGTACCCAACCCAAAGTTTGTTAAGCCGTTTATTAACCCGGTAGTGGAGGTTAGCAACCCTGCAATACCCATACCTGCAGGACCCAACAGCACCGCAATAAACTTGGAGCGTATTATGCTAACTATAATGGTAAATACCTGCACCCCACCAAAGATGGAGGTGGCTTTCATTATTTGGCGGTAGGAGGTTTGCTGTTCGGACATTCGTTGTTTCTGATTCCTGATTCCTGATTCCTGATTTCTGATTCCTGATTTCTGATTTCTGATTTCTGATTTCTGATTCCTGGTTGTTCAATGAATAACTAGAAATTAGAAACAAGAAATAAGGAACTCTACATCTATTTTTTCTTTTTCAAACCTTGGTATTCCGATTTTGAGAGGTAACTTATGAATCCGGCAATCCGAGGTATTAAGTGCAGAGAGTCTCCAATTAGTTCGTCATACTTCTCCTTAGTAATATGTCCGGCATCAAAAATTCGATGCAACTGTGACCTAGTCTCGCCCAGTGAACCCTTTGAGATGTATAGAAATTGAATGAACTCCTTATTGCCATCACGTTCAAACCCCTCTGCAATATTGTCCATTATCGAACCACTCGATCGTAAAACCTGATCTTTCAATGAGTAATCTGTTTTCAGACTTGTATTCTCCGAAATCCACCTGATTTTCGCACACAAATTGCGAGCCTCTTGCCAAATTTCTAAATCCTCAAACTTAGTTATGGTCATGGTGATTTATGATTTCTGGTTCCTTGCTAACCTCCGAACAATGAGAAACTAGAAATTAGAAACAAGAAATAAGGAACAATTTTGAATAACTAGAAACGAGAAATTAGGAACTCTACGAAAACCTATTTATTTGATTTACTACGCATTGAATCTCCTCCTTCGTCATCACCGGACTCATGGGTAGACTTAGCACCTCTCTATGAATTTGCTCAGTAATGGGGAAGGTTAACCCATTCCACTGACTATACGCCAGCTGCTTATGTGGTGGAATAGGGTAATGAATCAGGGTTTGGATTCCACTCGCGCTTAAGTAGCTCTGTAATTTATCGCGTTGAGTATTTCGGATTACAAAGAGATGCCAAATGTGGGTGAGATTATTCCTGATTTCTGATTTCTGATTCCTAATTTGGCTTCGCCGACCTGCCCGGCCAATTGACGGTACTCCCGAACTCGGTTTTGGCTCCTGAAATAATTGAGGAAGAACTATTTCTGGATTGGTTATGTTGTCGCAGTAGTATTGTGCTATTTCGCGTCGACGTTGGTTGTCGGCATCCAGCCGCGGCAGCTTAACGCGGAGCACTGCAGCTTGAATCTCGTCGAGACGGGAATTTAAGCCTTGGTAAATATTTTCATACTTCTTTTTGGAACCGTAGTTGGCCAGGGCCCGAATGGTTTCGGCCAACTCATCGTTGTTGGTGGTAACGGCTCCCCCATCGCCCAGCGCACCCAAATTCTTTCCGGGGTAAAAGCTGTGACCGGCAGCATCACCCAGCGAGCCCGTCCTTAGCAAAGGTGCACCGTGTTTCACTGTGTAGCTAGTACCAGCGGCTTGGGCGTTATCCTCAATTAGCCTAAGGTTATACCTCTCCACCAACCGCTCAATTTCGGGGTGCATGGCGCATTGGCCGTAGAGGTGCACAATCATAATCCCCTTGGTGCGCTCGGTAATCCTTGCCTCAATAAGCGATGGATCGATGTTGTAGCTGTTGATATCCGGTTCTACTAACACAGGCTTTAGCCGGTTGTCGGTAATGGCAAGTATGGAGGCAATGTAGGTGTTGGCCGGAACAATAATCTCGTCCCCCTCGGCCATTACACCCAACTCTATGTAAGCCTTAAGGATTAGCCGTAGCGCATCGAGCCCGTTGGCCACCCCAATGCAGTGCTTAGTCCCAATATATTCTGCATACTCTTTCTCGAAGGCATGCACCTCCTCACCCAGCAAATACCAACCCGAGCTAACCACGCGCTGAACAGCCTTAGTTAATTCAGGTTCAAAACTGTTACTTATTGCTTTTAAATCCAGAAATGCTACCATTTAGATAGAAAGTTTAAAATTCATTAATCTGCCATGGATAGCCCCGATTTTCGGTTAAATAATCCCTCCAAGGATATATCAAATTTCCATCATCGTCACGAATATCCCGAACCGACTTAATATCTCTTCCCGGATTTCCAACAACTAAGCGTTCATCCCCAACATCCTTGGTTACCATTGTCCCTGCCCCCACTATTGCGTTTCTTCCTATGGTAATCCCTGGCAGAATTGTAGTTTGAGCAAATATTTGTGCATACTCTTTAATTCTTGTCACCTGAAAATCACCAATTGGCGGATGCTTAACGTTAGTAAGAACAACAAATGGGAATATCCATACATAATCCTCAATAAAATTATTTTCACTAAGCATCACCTTGCTATGTATTCTCACATAGTTGCCTATTGTTGCCCTTCCTGGTAGTTCAGAAGATGATCCAAAGCTCGTATGATGACCAATTATTGTTTTCTCTCGAATAATAGCATGGTGACCAGTTTGGAAAAAATCCCCAATTACAACATCCTCATATATTGTTGTAAACGATCTTATTATAGCATTTTTGCCAATAATTGTTTTTTTGAACTCATGAGTATTTGGGTTCTTATAAAACATAGCTGTGGGTTCACCAATAATGCAATAAGGTCCGATAAATGCATTATCCCCAATCTCAACATTGTCATAAATGACTGCACCCTCACCGATAGATACATTTTTTCCAATGGTCGCTTTCTTGCTTACTACATAGTGTCTAAATGGTTCCATGAATTATCTCTTTGAATACAGTAAAATCTTTATAGTTGCGTAAATAGTCAGCCTCATCATAATTAGTAGAAGCTAGAACCAAGCAAACCGCTCCCGACGAAAATTCAAAGAGTTCACGCCAAATACCAGGAACAATCAGCAGTCCAAAGTCGGGGCGGTTGAGTGTAACCACCTTTCGGTTTTTTCCATCATCGAGCAATACGTCGAAAGCTCCGCTGGCGGCCACCACCAGTTGGTAGAGGTTCCGGTGTGCATGGCCCCCGCGCGATTCGCCACCGGGAATGTCGTAGAGGTAGTAAACACGTTTTATGTCAAACGGGAGGTTCTGCTCGCCCTCCACAATGGTGATATTGCCAGCACGGTTATGAGTCTTGCTCAAGGGCATTACCACGCAATCGAAAATAGTGCTGCTCATAACCCTTTGAATTTTAGGAACTCATCGTAGCTGCGAATATAATCTTTCTCCGAGTATGCTGTGGAGCTAAGCACCATTGCAACAGAGTTGGTGGAGAAGTTCTCCATGTCGCGCCAAAGCCCGGCCGGAATATATAGCCCAACGTAGGAGCGGTTCAGGGAGTATTTTTGCTTCTGCAGGCCATCGTCCACCACCACATCGAAGCTGCCGGAGAGGGCCACAATGAGCTCCTGCTGCTCCTTAAAGGCATGTCCGCCCCGCACCTCACCTCCCGGAACGTCGTAAATCCAGTAAACCCGCTCTATCTTAAACGGAACGTGGTTCTCCTCCTCAATAAACGAGAGGTTTCCTCTAGGATCGAGGAGCTTGGGGAGGTTGATTAGCTGAACGGTTGTGGTATTCATTCTAATTTCTAATTTCTAATTTGGCTACGCCGAACTCGCAAGCTCGGTTCTAGTTCCCAATTTCTGGTTTAGTTTAGCTTCGCTGAGCTCCCTTCGGTCGGTTGGCTTCGCCGAGCTCGCTTCGCTCGGTTCTGGTTCCTAGTTCCTAGTTTCTAATTTCTAGTTACTCTCACTATTCACTTCTCGCTATTCACTTCTCACTATTCACTTCTCACTATTCACTTCTCACTATTCACCTCTCACTCTTCACCTCTCACTCTTCACCTCTCACTATTTCCCAATGGCCACCCTTCGCGGGGCCGATTCTTTTAAGCACGCCCTTATCCTTAAGTTTTTTTATATTTTCTTGAGTTTTCCTATGAGAAAGACCGATGGTTTTTGATATTTCGAGTGCCGAAATTTTTGGATTTTCAGTAATACTTTCAACAATTTTCTTTTGGGGCATTGTTAGATTTTCTACGACCTTTTCTACGACCTTTTCTACGACCTTTTCGTTTATTTCGTGGAATTTAGAATATACTGTAACCCTGAAGCCATGCTGAAAATTCTCAAATTTTGGCTCAGGCAGGCTGTTTACCAAAAAATTGTGGGTAATCCTCCTTACGCCGGATCCATACTTTTCGATTAACCCCACCTCCTTGAATAAGGTTGCGATCTGCTTATTACGCGTTATTGAAGAGTAATTACCGCTTTTTAGTTTATCCACCGTTAGCGGGTGAAGCAGCCCTCCTGGATTAAAAAATTCTATTTTATCATCGAATATTTTAATGATTGAGTCGCTGCTATGGGAATAGTCACGATGAACAATCATATTTAAAACAATCTCTCTCAAGGATTCCTGTGGATAGTCATACCTCTCTTCGCGTTGAGCTTTGCCCGTAATGATGTATGCCTTTTTGATATGTTTGCCAATAAATGAAAGGATAGATTCAACCTGACCAAGCAAGTCCCCTCGAATAGTCAATCCATCGCTAATGGACGTTTCTGTTTCGAAACGCCCGAGCTCGACCGTCGAAAGCAGGGTGTCGTTTTTACAAAAAAGAAGGTAGCAGGCAATGGTGATCCTGCCCTCCCTGATAAACTCAAACTTCTTTAGCACATCAAGGGGAGTATCATCAATAGGTATAAGTCGATTTTTATTTGCCAGAGATATAAACCGGGCTACCTTTTCCATTGAAATGTCATCAAGCGAATGGTTATAATCAATGGCATAATCCCAACTTGTATTAAAAGTAATCTGGTGAAGCTGCACAACCTCACCAACTGTAAGCAGATGATTTGAATTTTTAACGCGCTTATAATACCTGCCCTTAAATGAAATAGGCTTTATGGGATACTCCTGTACTCTAATGATCAAAATGTGCTTAGTGTCAACGTTCAGTGATTCAATATCAACAAAAACTGATGGATTTGTCTTGTTTTTTATTTCGTTAACGATTTTTTGAATTGTCTCCTCACCAACATGAACCCCAATTAACTTTTTCTTATTGTCGATACCAATGATTACAATTCCACCAACAGTATTTGAGAATGCAACCACGGTTTCAATAACCTCATCGTTGAAGCTGCTTTTCAACTCCAATCTGAGCCCTTCTCCTTGCCTAATTACTTCTTGTATCTCCTTCAGGGTCATTCTAATACTGCTACTGCTAAATCCCATGCCACCTATTGGACAGCTTGGCATTCCCCATAATAAGCTTCAGCACCCGCCAGGAGGTATTCTCCACAAGGTAATCCTCGGCAATATTTTTATAGCCACCACGCTTATGCTCCTCAACCGCAAGGGCAATGGAATCGAGCACCACCTGTGGGTCAAAGCCCGAAAGAATTATGGTTCCCGCATCCTGTGCCTCGGGTCGCTCCATGCTCTGCCGTATGGAAATTGCGGGGAAGTTCAGCATGGCCGACTCCTCGCTAATGGTTCCGCTATCGGAAATGGTGCAAAGGGCGTTCTGCTGCAAATGAACGTAGTCCAGAAAGCCAAAGGGTTTCATAAAGGAGATACGCTTATCCATTGCCATATCGGTAATCTGCTCCATGCGCTTCAGCGTGCGCGGATGGGTAGACACAATTACCGGTAGATTATAGCTCTCGGCCAGTCGATTTAGAACCGTAAGTATCTTGCGCAGGTTTTCCGGGTTATCCACATTCTCCTCGCGATGGGTGGAAACGAGGAAGTAGCTACCAGCGACGAGTGACAGGTGACTTAAAGCAGAAGAGGCATCGATCTTGGGCTTGTAGTAGTCCAACACCTCCTTCATGGGTGAGCCGGTGAGATAAATTCTGCGGTGCGGCAAGCCCTCGGATATCAAGTGTCGGCGGGCATGCTCGGTATATACCAGGTTAAAGTCGGCAATATGGTCAATAATGCGGCGGTTAACCTCCTCTGGAACATTAAAGTCGAAGCTGCGGTTTCCGGCCTCCATGTGAAAAATGGGGATGTGCATCCGCTTTGCAATGTATGCCGAGAGGCAGGAGTTGGTGTCGCCCAGCACCAGCATGGCGTCGGGTTGCTCTTTTATGATAACCGCCTCCGTTTTGCGTAGGATATCACCAACAGCGGCTCCAAGGGAAGAGGTGTCTACACCCAAAAAGTAATCGGGTTTCCGTAGTTCCAGCTCTTTCCAAAATATTTCATTAAGCTCGTAGTCGTAGTTCTGACCGGTATGCACTATTACCTGGGTTAGGTGCTCATCGAGCAACGCCATGGTCCGCGATAGGCGAATTATTTCGGGGCGTGTACCAACAACGGTTAAGACTTTGAGTTTAGATTTCATGGTTCCTAAAGTTATTTTCTCGCAGAGTTTCGAAGAGTTTCTCGCTGAGTTACGCAGAGTTCCTCGCTGAGTTACGAAAAGTTTCTCGCTGAGTTACGCAGAGTTCTTCGCAGAGTTACGCAGAGATTTTGCAGAGTTTTGCACTGAGTTACGCAGACTATAGGTTGTTTACTATTCGAACAATCCCATCCTTAAGTGAAGCAACATTGAAGTTTATTAAAAGACCTAACTTTTTTCCTGACAATTTAAGATATGTCAACAACTGCTTGTGATGTACATCATTTAATGCCTCAACAGACTTAATTTCCACTATAACGCAATCATTTACCAATAAATCGATCCTATAACCAACGTCTAGTTTTATCTCTTCATATACAAGGGGTAAGCCTACTTGTTGCTTGACATCATACCCAAGTTTAGTAAGTTCATAAGCTAAAGTAGCTTCGTAGGAAGACTCTAGCAACCCTGGGCCTAATGTTGAATGAATCTTGAATGCTGCTCCTCTAATGGCATACGAAATATCATTCTCAATCATATTCATCCGCGTAAATCAGCGTTTCTTCCTCTGCGGAACTCTGCGAGAGATAATTTTAAGGGTTTGCTGAGAATTTTAATATCTGCGCAACTCTGCGACTTTAAACTCTGCGTGTATCTGCGAGAGATAAATTCTTAAACTTTTTCAAAATAGGTATCCGGATCCTCCGCATTAAACGGTTCGTTTATCCAAAAAATGGTATAGACCTCTTCAGTCCCAACGTTGGTGATGTTGTGCGTAAACCAGATAGGCATATCCACAAACGAGGGTTTTTCGCCATCCAACTCGAAAGTATAGACCCTGTCGGTTCCAATCCTTCTAATTTTAATTTGAGCCTTTCCCTTAATCACTGCAAACCGTTCGGCCTTGCGGGTGTGGAAATGGTTACCCCTTGTAATCCCCGACTTGGTAGTTGAGAATGATATTTGCCCACCACTATTAAGCTTCACCGTTTCTACAAATGTCCCCCGTTCATCGGTATTCATCTTCAGCGGAAATGGAAAAAATGAACCATGGTCAATGTAGCAAACAAACGTATTGAAAAGGTTAAGCTCAAACCTATCATCCAAATTGGGAAATATTCCCTTCCCAAAATAGTTTTCTTTATACCCTTCCAGCAACGTCAATATTTCAGACACCTTTTTCTGAGCAGTATGCGGTATAGGGCAAACCTCCACACCATCCAGCCCTTTTATCTTCTCACTTTTATTCTTTGTCTTTATACTTTTGTCTTTTATATTCCCCCAAATAACCTCCACCAGCTCTCCCACATATATCAGCTTTAGATCGCCGTCAACCTCAATTTTTGGCTGCTCGTTATGCGTCAGCTGATGGCAAAAAGTTGCTATAACCGAGTTGTAGTATGGGTTCCCAAACGGGCCAAACACGTTGGGTATGATCAGTCCGGTAAAGGCTGCACCACTTCTTTGGGCCCACTCCTCCAGAATCTTTCGACCATCCTTCTTCGATTTTCCATAGAGGTTGTCGCGCTCCTCCTGGGTGCTGGAAGCAAAGAGGATATGCGGAGTTGCCGACGTTGCCTCACAGGCACCAATAAGACGTTTTACCAGCCCAATATTGGTATCGTATATTACCTGTGGGTCGCCGTGGCGGTTCATGGCTGCCAAGTGAACCACCGCATCGCACTCGCTTACAAATGTTCCGAGTTTGGTAAAGTCCTGAAAATACTCATCCTTAAAGGGTATAAGAACAACCTCCTTCTGCAACGCAAGGAAGTTGAAGAGGTGGGTTCCAATAAACCCCGTCTGGCCGGTAATTCCTATTTTAAGCATCTAATTGGAATATTTATTTTATAGAGTTGAAGAAATTCTCGCAGATTTTCACTGAGTTAAGCGCAGAAACTCGCTGAATGTCTTCTTCTGCGGAACTCTGCGTGTGCATCTGCGCGCCTCTGCGAGACCTCTTATTATTTATTCTACACATTAATTTTCAATCTAACTTCATCTAACTTAAGCAGAAACTCGCTAAATGTCTTCTTCTGCGGAACTCTGCGGGTGCATCTGCGCGCCTCTGCGAGACCTCTTAAAATTTATTCTACTTAATTAACTTCCAATCTAACTTCATCTAGCTTGAGAAGCAATTTTTTTATACCGTCTACATCAAGAATCGTCGTGTTGTGCGAGGTGTAGTCCTCCATTTTCGATACAGCAGATTCACCCTCGGTGAAATATCGCTCGTAGTTTAGGTCGCGCGAATCGGCGGAAATGCGGAAATAGTTGCCCACATCTTCGGCTCTTACCATCTCCTCACGGTTTACGAGTGTTTCATATACCTTTTCTCCATGCCGTGTGCCAATAATCTTGATTTCGCTTTTGGCTTTGTAAAGTTCAATCATGGCCTTCGCAAGCGTCTCAATGGTGCAGGCAGGTGCCTTTTGCACAAATATATCACCGGGCCGTCCGTGCTCAAAAGCGTACAAAACCAAATCAACGGCGTCATCCAACGTCATCATGAATCGGGTCATGGTGGGGTCAGTAATGGTTATTGAGTTGCCAGCCTTAATTTGATCGATAAACAGCGGAATTACCGAACCTCTAGAGGCCATAACATTTCCATAGCGAGTGGAGCAGATTACTGTTCCGCCCTCCTTGGTTGCGCGTGCCTTAGATATTGTAACCTTTTCGGCCATTGCCTTGGATATGCCCATTGCATTGATAGGGTAAACGGCCTTATCGGTGCTCAGGTTGATTAACCGTTTCACGCCATGCTCAACGGCGCTATCGATAACGTTTTCCGTTCCTATTACATTGGTACGTACCGCCTCCATTGGAAAAAACTCACACGATGGAACCTGCTTTAGGGCAGCAGCATGAAAAACATAGTCAACTCCCTGCATGGCATAGTCGAGGCTACGCTTATCGCGCACATCGCCAATATAATACTTCACCTTACTGCTATTGTATTGATGCCGCATATCGTCCTGCTTCTTCTCATCACGGCTAAATATGCGTATTTCCTTTATATCGCTAGCAATAAATCGCTTCAGAACGGCATTTCCAAATGAACCTGTTCCTCCGGTAATTAGTAAGGTATTTCCCTTGAACATCTTCTTAATGATTAGTAAATACGATTTGCTTGGTTCTGGACTGCCTTCGCTGAGCTCCCTTCGGTCGGTTGGCTACGCCGACCTGTCTAGCCACTTGACGGAACTCGAAAGCTCGGCTCACTTGTCACCTCTATAAATCGGGATCTACGCTGCGCTCCGACTCGTCACTTGTCACTATTCACCTGTCACCCCTTGGTACAGCTTCGCCCCGTCAGTTACAACTAGCGTTGCACTTCTTGCCTGAGGGAAACAGGACTTAGGCCAGTTTGGTTGTGTAAAAGTGGGAATTTTTGGCGAGGTGGCAAAGAGGCATTACACCAATGGGGCAATGGGAAAATTTGAAAATTTGAAAATGAGACAATTTGAAGATTGAAGAATGTGCAATTTCAGAATCCGCCAGTGGGCGGACAAGTTTTGAGAATGAGTCGATTTGAGAATGTGGGGTTAGAAAAAAGTCGGAAGACCGGAGTTGGAAGTTGGAAGTTGGAAGTCCGCAGATGCTCTGTTTCAAATCTTAATCCCTCTGTGAAACTCTGTGGAAACACGGTGTAACACTGTGCCACAAAAAAGTCGGAAGACCGAAGACCGAAGACCGGAGTCGGAGGTAGCGGTTGTAAACCTACAGCCTACTTTTCCTAACATTCTACCGCCTATTCCAACCCCCAAAATTCTTCACTGAAAATTTCTCAGGAAATGGCTAACTTGCAACCACGCAATAAACGAATATCCAAATGCCATGACCTCCGTAATACGATATATCACAACGATCTGCATGGCAGGACTACTCCTGCAAGCCTGCAACCACCAACCTGCAGAAAAACCATTTGCGCTGCAGTCGGGTGATCTGCTTTTTCAGGATATGGACTGCGGCGACATGTGCACTGCCATAGAAACGGTTACGCAAGGCTGGCATGGAGCCAAGCTATCGCACGTGGGTATTGCGGTGGTCGACAGCAATGGACACGTGGAGGTTCTTGAGGCAATCTCGAAAGGGGTTTCACTAACGCCGTTGAGCAGCTTCCTAAAGCGCAGTGCCGACACCAGCGGCCACCCAAAGGTAATTGTGGGCCGGCTCAACATTCCCAACTCCGAACAGTTGGCCAAGGATGCTGTAAAAAGAGCCATGACCTATCTTGGAATGCCCTACGATACCGTCTTCAACATCAACAACAAGGCATACTACTGCAGCGAGCTGGTTTACTTTTCCTACAAGGATTCGCTGGGCAATCCCCTATTCAACCTCAAACCCATGACCTTCAACGAACCGGTAACTGGCACTGTTTTCCCGGTTTGGAAGAGCTACTTTGAGGCCATGCACGTTCCTGTTCCGGAGGGAAAGCCGGGCATCAACCCTGGTGGTATTTCGCGATCGGACAAGATTGATATTATCCACGTATATGGCAACCCAGAAGGCATGGAAATTAATACTACCAACTAAGTAGGCGTGCCGATGGAACCGTTTCTCAGCCTTGTTGCCCACGATTTGCACTCCCGCTACGGAGAGGAGTTGAACAAGATAAACCTCGTATTCCCTACACGCAGAGCGGGACTGTTTTTTGCACGCTACTTGTCCAGGTTAATCGAAAAGCCACAATGGCATCCAAAGGTCTACTCCATTTCCGACCTAATGTATATGGCCACCGACTACAAGGCCGCCGATCAGCTCTCACTGGTATTGGACCTGCATAAAATCTACTGCAAGGTTAAAGATTCGGAGGAGACGTTCGACAACTTCTACTTCTGGGGTGAGGTGATGCTCACCGATTTCGACCTAGTGGATAAATACCGTGTTGA
The Williamwhitmania sp. genome window above contains:
- the wecB gene encoding UDP-N-acetylglucosamine 2-epimerase (non-hydrolyzing); translation: MKSKLKVLTVVGTRPEIIRLSRTMALLDEHLTQVIVHTGQNYDYELNEIFWKELELRKPDYFLGVDTSSLGAAVGDILRKTEAVIIKEQPDAMLVLGDTNSCLSAYIAKRMHIPIFHMEAGNRSFDFNVPEEVNRRIIDHIADFNLVYTEHARRHLISEGLPHRRIYLTGSPMKEVLDYYKPKIDASSALSHLSLVAGSYFLVSTHREENVDNPENLRKILTVLNRLAESYNLPVIVSTHPRTLKRMEQITDMAMDKRISFMKPFGFLDYVHLQQNALCTISDSGTISEESAMLNFPAISIRQSMERPEAQDAGTIILSGFDPQVVLDSIALAVEEHKRGGYKNIAEDYLVENTSWRVLKLIMGNAKLSNRWHGI
- a CDS encoding GxxExxY protein; protein product: MIENDISYAIRGAAFKIHSTLGPGLLESSYEATLAYELTKLGYDVKQQVGLPLVYEEIKLDVGYRIDLLVNDCVIVEIKSVEALNDVHHKQLLTYLKLSGKKLGLLINFNVASLKDGIVRIVNNL
- a CDS encoding NAD-dependent epimerase/dehydratase family protein; translation: MLKIGITGQTGFIGTHLFNFLALQKEVVLIPFKDEYFQDFTKLGTFVSECDAVVHLAAMNRHGDPQVIYDTNIGLVKRLIGACEATSATPHILFASSTQEERDNLYGKSKKDGRKILEEWAQRSGAAFTGLIIPNVFGPFGNPYYNSVIATFCHQLTHNEQPKIEVDGDLKLIYVGELVEVIWGNIKDKSIKTKNKSEKIKGLDGVEVCPIPHTAQKKVSEILTLLEGYKENYFGKGIFPNLDDRFELNLFNTFVCYIDHGSFFPFPLKMNTDERGTFVETVKLNSGGQISFSTTKSGITRGNHFHTRKAERFAVIKGKAQIKIRRIGTDRVYTFELDGEKPSFVDMPIWFTHNITNVGTEEVYTIFWINEPFNAEDPDTYFEKV
- a CDS encoding polysaccharide biosynthesis protein, giving the protein MFKGNTLLITGGTGSFGNAVLKRFIASDIKEIRIFSRDEKKQDDMRHQYNSSKVKYYIGDVRDKRSLDYAMQGVDYVFHAAALKQVPSCEFFPMEAVRTNVIGTENVIDSAVEHGVKRLINLSTDKAVYPINAMGISKAMAEKVTISKARATKEGGTVICSTRYGNVMASRGSVIPLFIDQIKAGNSITITDPTMTRFMMTLDDAVDLVLYAFEHGRPGDIFVQKAPACTIETLAKAMIELYKAKSEIKIIGTRHGEKVYETLVNREEMVRAEDVGNYFRISADSRDLNYERYFTEGESAVSKMEDYTSHNTTILDVDGIKKLLLKLDEVRLEVN
- a CDS encoding YiiX/YebB-like N1pC/P60 family cysteine hydrolase yields the protein MAGLLLQACNHQPAEKPFALQSGDLLFQDMDCGDMCTAIETVTQGWHGAKLSHVGIAVVDSNGHVEVLEAISKGVSLTPLSSFLKRSADTSGHPKVIVGRLNIPNSEQLAKDAVKRAMTYLGMPYDTVFNINNKAYYCSELVYFSYKDSLGNPLFNLKPMTFNEPVTGTVFPVWKSYFEAMHVPVPEGKPGINPGGISRSDKIDIIHVYGNPEGMEINTTN